The genomic region TACCATTTCATGAAAGCTTTGGCAACAAATTCATTGTGCTGTAATTCCACAACCTTCGCCCACGTCCATCCTGCCTGTAGTTTAGAACAATTTAgaacatttatttttatttctactaATAATGTTCCTAGATAGTAGTATTGTAGACCAAATTTATCAATTAAAAATCGTTATTCTATCACCATGGTGATGATAAATACACACTTCAAATGATACATTGGATTGATGATGCAGAGGAGAAGGAGCGAAGGGTGTTCAATTGCTTGGGTTTCTAGTGTGATTCTTGTTGCAGAGCTTGATGATGTTGATGCAAATGACTGGAGGCTTGAGGTTTCCTGGGCTTCTCACTCGGTGGCTTTGTGTTTGATCCTGGTGGTGTGGAGTCTTTCCATAACCAcaacctttttcctctctttttaggTGCACGGAATTGAATCAAGAGTTGTAATCCAAGATTCTGACAGAGTTGATAATGACAAATAGGCTCAAATTTTGACAGAGCGAAAATTGAAGGACTACGACGAATCTCTGCCACCCGATCCTGAAAAATCTGAAAAATCAGCTTGAACTTTCAAGAACAAATTTTTATTCTCTTCTTCTGCCTAGATCCCTATTTGTGTCTGTGGGATACCTATAGTAATATAATTTTACTGTTTCATCTCAATTATCCATTGttctaccctaatttcacaatttatATCCAAATTTCTACTAAAACAGGGTGGCAAGCAAAACTAGTGAATTAATCAGAATTCCAGCCCTTTTCCTAactggattgaggctagatctattagattcacccCTATTTTAATGTATTGGTCTCATAGGTAAGAttaatggttttattatcttaattggtgaaaccctaattttcctcacCAATATAGTTTCCATTACAACACAATGTTCCCATCTAAGATTAGTCATGTAACAACTTAAGACTACTACTACTTAGGAAATGTTTGGTCTAGCATAGAAAATAGCATACATAAGACACTCAACCTCCCTCATTAGTGTGGGGAATTAAAATTTCATCCCCTCCATCTCTATAGGAATTAGGCCACACTATTACACTAAAAGCTTCATTCTCATATAAATATGAACATTCAATAGTTTATTATAAACCATATTAAAATACTACAAAATGGGTTTAATGTACTTCCTTGGACCAATCCAATTTTTTTGTTATCCCTATAAGATCTAATTTTTATCTCAAGGATGTGATTAATAGACTCTCTATTTAGATTACATAACCATCAACCTTGTAAGTCAGGTTTAATTGCCCCTAATATTGTTTTTAAATTATTCATAAGGGATGAGGGATTCATCATGACAATAAATATGTTTCGGCGGTAGAGTTTTACTATTATGGTAATTAATTTTTATTAGTTTAGTAACTATTATTTTCACTTAGGGTCAAAAACTATTTTAACCAACAATTACTTACTATTTAGTGCGAGGGAATCTAGAAGAGTAATTTGTTTTGAGAATTCAAATTCTTAAGGGACTTTTTACAAGGTTGTTTTGTCATTTTGGGTGAGTactattaaatataaataataacaacCAAATAATTTAGAAACTACTAATAACTAGGTGTCTAAATTGAGTAGGTGAATAGAATGATTACAGCCTACATTATATAATGCATTAAGTGATTGGATTTATCCAAGGGAGGTGTTAGGATTTGATAACCACCTTGTGTTATCAAATTTAGGGGGTGAGAATTCTATATAAATAGGCAATAAGATGTTAATATGAATGTATAATTAGTAATATTGAAAGAACCATGTTTGCAAGTGTTGAATTATTAAAGATAAAGGAGgagaaatgaaggattgtatgtaGTCTCTATTTTTCAGATAATATAGATCTTAGTCTCTCTTCTTGGTGTATGATCTATCCAACCAAAATTTATATgccttgaagactttgaaggtggATTTGGTAGATAAAAATGTTTGAAAAAATGATTATGCAAACCACATGATGTACAAAGTGTAAATCAAAGAAATTATTAGAAATATGACCTTGACATCCATAATGGGAATAAATTTGGACATTATTGAACTTAGTAGATTTTTTAGCTTCACAAGAATCATCAATTTTTTTTGACTCAACATGacattgatttctttgattctCAAACTCTTAGAATGGGTTTGGATGAAGTGAATTTTTTGACTAAATGCATTTCTATTTTTGCTTTGTGACTCAAGACcatttttgtatttttgctttgtGACTCAAGACCATTTTTGAAAGGCTTTGTTGATTTACATGTTTTCAATATTGAAATGTTAGAAGAAGGCACATCTTTCTTGACCTCTTTCTATTGTGTGATTCCTAACTAGTTTTGTAACCTACTAAGTTTTTTTCTCAACAATACGTATTGGTTATAAAATTGCATGAATCGAGGTTTACATTTTCTCCAACATTCAATATTAATCCTCCCCTTTTTGAGTTGTCAATTTGAATTAGTAAAAATAAAATTCCATCTTGATATAAAGTAGAGTCCATAATGTAGACTTTATCAATAATTCTTGTAAACAAAATGGAGATTAGCCTCGGATCTCAAACACATAATTATCTTATAACTCCAATTACATCTTTAACACACAAAACACCCTCATATCTTCAAGAAACAAAAAGACGTAATCATAGTCTTATCCCTCTGAAAAGGAATAATACTCAAGAAAACAACTTTTGAAATCCATTTAATAACCATGTTACCTCATGAATTGAAATGCAACATTCTCACTATAAGAAACATAATTTTTCTCAAGCTGCACAATAAACCATTCCAACTAATTGACCACCAAACATCATTTAAACAAAAATGCACCTTTAATCACTTTTAAAATCTTCATAAAAAGTTATTCAACAATAAAATAATGTATAGCTTTGAAATTTTTATGACATCAAATCCACATGTCCTTTGAACTATACTCATGTCTTGTGCGGAACTTTAAAAACAAGGGCTGCAAGCAGCGAAGTTCCTGCCAGGAGTCTTTGCTTTTGTTTGGTGCATGCATAGATTTGTGATTAGTTTATCTGTCTGCCTAGGCTGCATTATTGGGGACAAATGTATGCAATGAGTAGGAAATGGTCAGTGATAAGCAGATTAGATGCTCTGGTACAGAGTTAGTCTTCTATCCTAAGAGATCATTAGTAACTCTTGTTGAGGTTATGTAGAGACTATGAAGATTGACCAAAGCAACACAAATGATTTCAATTGATATTTTTGCTTTGTAATATCAGGATCTGAATTATCTGCTTCACCACTTGTATCAATGCTTGTGCAGTTGTCATAGCCAGAAGAGTTGTTGCAGACTGTTGTGTTGCTAAAAGGAATTCCACTTAGCTTAGGATTGCCTAAGTAGGATGACTCCCCAAAAGTTAGAAACTGCCCTCGGCGGGGTACTTTTCCATCAAGCATATAGTAAGACAGATTCAAGAACTATAAATAACTCAGCAACTGAAGTTCTAACGGAATTTCACCATGCAACCTGTTTAGCGAGAGGTCCAGAGACTGTAGCTGATCCATGCCCCCTAATGTTTTTGGAATTCGACCATTGAGATGATTCTTAGAAAGATTAAGGGTTATCAAGCCTTGAAGGGATCCCATTTTGAGAGGAATGCTCCCCGACAAATTGTTGTTTGAAAGATCAATACATTTAAGAATGAAAAGAACTTTCAGAAACTCAGCATGCCCACCTTTCCATGAAATTGCAATGTTATTTGTATATACCGTATTTATTGTAATTACAGTTTTCTCTGAAGTGTGTTGTTCCAGATGATTTGGATTACTCTGTGATGCATTGCCTATTGCAAGCAAGTTTGTGAGGTTGCTTCGAATGGGCCCTGAAAGATGGTTGCTAGAAAGGTCCAGAATTTGTAGATTTGGAAGGTCAATGAGCTGGGGTGGAATAGTACCTTGAAATTTATTAGACCTCAATATCAAGACGTGCAGTTGTGATAGGTTTCCAATCCAGTGGGGGATTGTACCTTCCAAATTATTATTTCCCAAATCCAATACTTGTAGAGATTGACATTTTACCATGGATGAGGGAATAACTCCTCTCAACTGATTACCGGATAGCTTCAATGTATTAATCTCTTTCAGGTTTCCCCATTCTGCTGGCATTTTACCTTCCAGATGATTTTCTGCTAGATCTAAAACTCTGAGAAAGGAGCAATTCCTGGTTAAATGAGGAGGAATCATACTGCTTAGCATATTATTTGAAAGGTCAAGGACCTGCAAATCTGAAGTGCAGATAGAAACTGGAATAGCTCCGCTGAGATTGTTGCTCGACAAGGATAAGAAATCTGTTTCTTGAATATATGCACCAATATCAGTTGGAATAGAACCATTGAACTGATTCATTGACAGGTCCAGCACTTTAACACTAGGAGGAGGAAGCGGAAGAGCGCCATGTAAGTTATTATTGTGCAAATCCAGATACAAATAAGCTCTGGATGTTAGGCTAGACGGTAGTGAACCTTTTAATTGATTATAACTAAGGTTCAATTTATCAAGACTGGGTAATTTCCATATCCAGGATGGAATAGTTGTCATACTGTTAAGGGATAGGTCCAGATGTTTGGTTCACAAGGAATGATGGAATTTTATCTAAACTGCAAGAACCTAGTCCCAAAAAGCGGAGCTTCTCGAACGGTGGAATCCATGCTGAATCAATGCTCACAGTCAAGTGATTGAAAGAAAGAACCAGTAGCTCAAGTTTTGTGAGATTATCAAATAGAGAGAAGGAAATAGAGCCTCTTAAATTTATGGAGTCTAGATAAAGGGTTTTAAGTTAACAAGATCTGAAATTATGGACGGAAATGTGCCATTCAGTAGGTTGTAACCGAGGTCAAGATAAGAAAGGGAAGAAAGTGATCCCAAGGAAGGTGAGATTCCTCTCTCCATAGCCAATCTCTCTAAACTTGTTCACTTGGTTTTGTTCAATAACAAGTTAACAGGGATTACCCTGCAAAACTTTCAGACAAAAAGTTCCACATCGCATCTGCAATGTCATTCCATTCCGCACCTCCCTGCTTAGCAAAATCGTTAAATCCAACCAGGCTGCAGGGAGCTCGGAAAGGAAAGCTCCTCATATTCATCTATAGAAAGAAAATTAGTGGAATTGTATTGCTCTAGGTTTTCTTCCTCTACAATTGTGATCATATCGGATAACACATCTCTCACTGAATCTGGCCCTGAAAATCTCCTTTTGTCTGCTTTTTCACTCACAGGTACCTTGTCCCCAAGCATCCTGGCTAGAGAACAAACCTTAGTGTTCCTCTCTCTGAATGTACTGAAATTATTGAATGGAATTCTCCCTTGCCTCACATCTTGCATGTCCATACTATCAGTTTTAGCCTAGGAGTTTAACAACCAATAGACAATCTCATAATTACAATCATCCACGCATAGGAACAATGCCTTGCAAAGTATTTGACAGCATGCCTAAACAAACTCTGTCACAATTCACACCCGCTTTTGAGAAACAGTCCTAAGCATTTGGCCTTAGGCAAAGTACTCGCGGCAAATAAAGCCAAAACATTGTCACTACCTTCATGGAGACTCTTTTTCCTGTTGATTGCAAGCTATAACCCACCATACGAGCTCCAAAACTACACTTCAGTGAGCTCGTCGTCTGCTAATGGACAAAATTTGGGATTCACCGCCTGCAATGTATCGAGACAATGATAAATTTGTAAAACCCTAAATCATGAAACAAGAGTGAGGCACAAACTTACCAAATCCATTATGTGCATATcccattttgtcaaacagtttgtgtACCCTGTCT from Cryptomeria japonica chromosome 3, Sugi_1.0, whole genome shotgun sequence harbors:
- the LOC131040550 gene encoding LRR receptor-like serine/threonine-protein kinase ERECTA, which translates into the protein MTTIPSWIWKLPSLDKLNLSYNQLKGSLPSSLTSRAYLYLDLHNNNLHGALPLPPPSVKVLDLSMNQFNGSIPTDIGAYIQETDFLSLSSNNLSGAIPVSICTSDLQVLDLSNNMLSSMIPPHLTRNCSFLRVLDLAENHLEGKMPAEWGNLKEINTLKLSGNQLRGVIPSSMVKCQSLQVLDLGNNNLEGTIPHWIGNLSQLHVLILRSNKFQGTIPPQLIDLPNLQILDLSSNHLSGPIRSNLTNLLAIGNASQSNPNHLEQHTSEKTVITINTVYTNNIAISWKGGHAEFLKVLFILKCIDLSNNNLSGSIPLKMGSLQGLITLNLSKNHLNGRIPKTLGGMDQLQSLDLSLNRLHGEIPLELQLLSYL